gtttggcgaactgaatgacaaccgggaaaaatatttcgaatatacccggatgtcacaggagagcttccgctatcttctgcgtcgggtggaaggatccattagcaggcaggacacgcagctccggagagctatttccgcagaggaacggctgctggtgactctacggtacgttgctgtttgaatgactgtgatatgtatttactttttattttattttattaatttttttcaattgtaatggtcaatgtacttttataaattataatgtgctttattctaaatttctttatcttctttgcagtttcctggctaccggagaaacgttgaggtcacttcattttcaattccggattggagtctccacactttcaggaattattgcagagacatgccgcgctttgtgggataatctccgggaggaatatttacctgtccctacaagtgcaatctgggaggccaacgcacagaaattcaaccaagtgtgtaattttccaaactgtattggcgctgtcgatggaaagcacattcggattaccaagcctgcgaaaagtggatcccttttctacaattataaaaaatacttttcaactgttctcatggcaattgccggtgcggactgccgttttctcgcagtggacattggtgcatttgggcgtgcaaatgacttgcgcacatttaaagagtcggatatgggccaaaagttatatggaaacaattttaatttcccacagccacgacctcttccccacaccgaaggccctgcgatgccatttgttgtggtaggggatgaggcattccaaatgtctgccaacctattgaaaccctactccagtcggggcttggaccatacaaaaagggttttcaattacagactgtccagggccagaaggactgtggagtgcgcctttggcatcctcgtttccaaatggcggatattgggatcggccattaatcttaaaattgaaacagtggatgaggtggtgaaggcttgtgtggttctccacaatttcattatggccaaagagagaataaatgttgaactggatgaacccatagccaaccccttgcccgattaccatgatcatcctctgaggacaagtgtggaaattgcgcagatgcgtgatcgttttgcggcctattttgtgtcagatgttggccgtgtgtcatggcaagatcaaatggtgtagtaatgttacttttggactgtcttctgattgtaactacaccaataatacctctactgtgacagttagaaatatattaaaaaaaaataattttccgtTAAATGTGCAATAAAAGTTCCATTTAGGTTGGTTTGGTATATGTCAAATTTTGCATCTAAGtatagttcacaaatttaatgttcctataaaaacttgaacctgttgtttttaaaatattaaataaaaaagtttttaaattctataccgattcaaatacaatttttataccataatattacatatacttgtttgtctgatcgacctgtatctttgtgttttacctgataagcaacgataacagcgatgttttccaattgaaaccagggtaaatatctgaagcgtggccctgcgcttatcaacatgatgtacgtgggcctctgcatcgttgttcgctggagagatgtctgtgacagctcttcagGGACCAACCagcggacgctgcagtgatctgcatcattgtctgtttcgctgctgcattaagtgtgaacacctcatacagcaatgagagacacccaaaaaaaggcaaactaaaaattgaaaaaaatagtgtctgacattgcatatatgaggtgtttgaagcacaaaatatgtgtagacagcacatGGCGTGATTTGCCGAGATAAATTCTTGAAAATAATagcataaataataacaaatagtatttttttaaaataacattttttattggGGGAAAACAGAAAACAGAAAGGGTTCTTAAACTTAGGGggtttccacctgtgccaccaggGGGGAATGGTAGGTGTCTTCTCTGGAATGGTGAGAGCAATGGGAGGATGATGGAGAAGATGACGATGATGGCGAAGAGGAGGATACATAGTCAAGTAGACTTGATGGGAGATCCAAACCCTCCCCAGGGTATACTGGGGaggaaaccgccacctctgtaggggagggaggaggcaacacaagccttgtTTGGCCCTGGCTGCTCCTACTGCGACTCGAGCCCCTACGGACAGTTGGTGTTGTCACTGGAACAGCAACCAGAGCCTCTTTGTGTGCCcgtctgtgtttcctcttttttttttttttttgggtcctgTGGCAGGTTCCCCAGCATgatgacgcctacgggaggatgaaggcatggcaggagcaggagtcggcggcactatgttatggggtggggtggctggagtggctctccagcaggagtgggagtcatgcttgccagcgacggcactactgccattgtcgctgactgcatgaccccatcctgctggagagccctcacgtaggaagtgttgcaggactgcatcactgaaatctgtagttccggcgtaaggtgttccaccatgcccttagcaatggtactaaaaaaatgttttgccggatttgagagctcggtttcaattgtttcaaggcgccggtcgatattggacagacgagtgtccatgttatcactcaacgccttgaaacagttctggaaaaccgtgctcaaatgcaaaaattcgggcatggttggcctgtccgaggcccgctggcgctgtcgggaatacccaaacgaaggtgcgccagaggcatcggccaggggaacacctgatgtaccggctgccagttcaccagatggtggtgcaagcctgctgtcgctgtgggagggctgtgatggatcagatggcgattcatgaaggaccgcttctgcggggcgagctctctcgagggtgctgctgtgtgtcctgtgaaaagataatgaaaaaattagtcttcaatgaataacctctcccatacgccaactcctggaataaaaatagcattacattacacaataatacaaatcctcggtctcacagtctgtgtggccaataattaatttctgattgttatc
This region of Ranitomeya imitator isolate aRanImi1 chromosome 1, aRanImi1.pri, whole genome shotgun sequence genomic DNA includes:
- the LOC138648016 gene encoding uncharacterized protein, producing MMERTMNSIYMDMEMEFALAHAYAVACFNEREREKRRWSRRRFWIHPIVEVRESRGAYHCLFGELNDNREKYFEYTRMSQESFRYLLRRVEGSISRQDTQLRRAISAEERLLVTLRFLATGETLRSLHFQFRIGVSTLSGIIAETCRALWDNLREEYLPVPTSAIWEANAQKFNQVCNFPNCIGAVDGKHIRITKPAKSGSLFYNYKKYFSTVLMAIAGADCRFLAVDIGAFGRANDLRTFKESDMGQKLYGNNFNFPQPRPLPHTEGPAMPFVVVGDEAFQMSANLLKPYSSRGLDHTKRVFNYRLSRARRTVECAFGILVSKWRILGSAINLKIETVDEVVKACVVLHNFIMAKERINVELDEPIANPLPDYHDHPLRTSVEIAQMRDRFAAYFVSDVGRVSWQDQMV
- the LOC138645793 gene encoding uncharacterized protein; its protein translation is MATVSESSQSAQGSVASSSEGEGSQREQRGQGQGVASARRVSQRDHGVIDVELLISSIQERGPLWDSRDSRHMDQVVLRRLWVEVAKSLWEGFDIAPAKDKANFVKRLRIRWRSIKDRFNKGLRAEEERSKSGAAAAKSVPYKYSKCLQFLRPVLGRRQTHSSTLERARPAEAVLHESPSDPSQPSHSDSRLAPPSGELAAGTSGVPLADASGAPSFGYSRQRQRASDRPTMPEFLHLSTVFQNCFKALSDNMDTRLSNIDRRLETIETELSNPAKHFFSTIAKGMVEHLTPELQISVMQSCNTSYVRALQQDGVMQSATMAVVPSLASMTPTPAGEPLQPPHPIT